CGTCAAGGGACacgagaaacgagaatggctGTGGAATTTGCTTCTGGATGACACGAAAGAAGACATATACGTTGAAAATATCGAGGCGCATTATGAAGATATAAGATCTTTAAACGAGATGGACGTTACGCATACTTTATGTTGTGCACAGCATTCAACAAATTgtgctttacaaaatgtatttaaaatattcaattggtggcattatcattaataaacatgcgttttttataaatatagtgtttttttctattatgcCTGTCTCTTATTACCCCTATTAACCCTGTCGGAATCTgtttacgttatttttaacgttcttTTAGCGTTTTCTAACGTTTGAATCGGAATGTGTTACGACCCGTTCGAGATTATTTCATAAAGGGAAGATATTCAACGTTGCTTCCCCCTCTACTCGAAGAAATTTCCCCTCTATTGTAACTCATAAGTCGAACTATTTTTCGTACGATCAGTATTGCGTCAGCCGCTCGAACAAAATGTTCTCCGCCAAAGAAAGCAGCAGTGGTATGAAGCGTTGCTACGATGCTATGTCGTGCGAGAAAAAATGCGACGCgtaagtttgatttttttaattcttttcattttttaacttttatattattacttttatattttattatattatattttattattatatattatttttttatacagtacGTCGGAGCGTCGCGCGGTTCGCGTACTAAGCAGACGATACGCGCTTACGAGTACGGGGTACAAATATCTCGAGATTGGCATCAACGTTGGTCCGCCGAGTTACGTGGAAATCGCCATAGGAGATCATCGGGGGAACGAACTTATAATGTCTCTCGAAACATGGAAGGGACTTTACGAACAGCGACAAAACGTTCTGAATCTCCTTCGCACCGACTATAAGGacttgtacaattttattagcGTTGGACCGCTAACAGCCAGAATTTGCATAATCAGTGACGTTAACTTTATACGTTTGGAATCACAAAACGTACGCATGATAATGACCGAGTCGACCGTGCGTCGTATGTTCGATTTGGACGGTTGTGTAG
The sequence above is a segment of the Monomorium pharaonis isolate MP-MQ-018 unplaced genomic scaffold, ASM1337386v2 scaffold_718, whole genome shotgun sequence genome. Coding sequences within it:
- the LOC114254338 gene encoding uncharacterized protein LOC114254338, giving the protein MSIPTFVDLQGFIVGRKFIVKEFAALRDGFILSHYIFRNPVPWHRLNNADKRQALWLLTHHHGLRWNSGTIPYSRAKKLITTTLTRNETPPVVYVKGHEKREWLWNLLLDDTKEDIYVENIEAHYEDIRSLNEMDVTHTLCCAQHSTNCALQNYCVSRSNKMFSAKESSSGMKRCYDAMSCEKKCDAFLYSTSERRAVRVLSRRYALTSTGYKYLEIGINVGPPSYVEIAIGDHRGNELIMSLETWKGLYEQRQNVLNLLRTDYKDLYNFISVGPLTARICIISDVNFIRLESQNVRMIMTESTVRRMFDLDGCVDLMFDRLIKITDNVDMQFTQFSNIASTITNPDQVSNAIRANSVFNKHRLLDCELLALVFNM